A genome region from Labrus mixtus chromosome 9, fLabMix1.1, whole genome shotgun sequence includes the following:
- the LOC132979933 gene encoding trace amine-associated receptor 1-like: protein MEPERCFESRNTSCLKSSFPRPLRVTLYIIFGVIIILTVCGNLLVTFSVAYFKQLHTPTNYLIFSLAVSDLLLGIIVMFPSMIQTIEFCWYFGDFFCNVCMSSVYTLVTASILNLSFISVDRYYAVCQPLLYRSKISVNVVLIMILLCWSISVILGFGMIFLKLNILGVEEFYYNHVVCEGGCVMFQSKMSSTVSTVISFYLPGIIMLCVYLKIFLVARTQFRRIQNAGCVNSVKKSNTGQTKATKTLAIVMGAFLCFWTPFFVCIIINPFISYSTSPTFIVTLAWLGYLNSTVNPIIYAFFYSWFRKAFKLLTSGNIFKSDISETTLFTE from the coding sequence ATGGAGCCAGAACGCTGCTTTGAGTCCAGAAACACTTCATGTTTGAAGTCAAGTTTTCCCAGACCCCTACGTGTTACCCTATACATCATTTTCGGGGTCATAATCATCCTAACAGTGTGTGGAAACCTTTTGGTCACTTTTTCAGTGGCTTATTTTAAGCAGCTCCATACTCCAACAAATTACCTGATTTTCTCTCTCGCTGTGTCTGACCTGCTTTTAGGGATAATAGTCATGTTTCCTAGTATGATTCAAACAATTGAGTTTTGTTGGTATTTTGGGGACTTCTTCTGTAATGTCTGTATGAGTTCTGTTTACACATTGGTTACAGCATCAATTCTCAATCTTTCCTTCATATCAGTTGACCGATACTACGCTGTTTGCCAACCTCTGCTTTACAGAAGtaaaatatctgttaatgttgtGTTGATCATGATCCTGCTCTGTTGGAGTATTTCAGTTATTTTAGGCTTTGGAATGATTTTTCTGAAGTTAAATATTTTGGGTGTTGAAGAGTTTTATTATAACCATGTTGTATGTGAAGGAGGATGTGTTATGTTTCAGAGTAAAATGTCTAGTACTGTCTCCACAGTGATTTCTTTTTACTTGCCCGGAATAATAATGCTTTGTGTTTACCTTAAGATTTTCCTTGTGGCAAGGACACAGTTTCGCAGAATACAAAATGCAGGATGTGTGAACTcagtaaaaaagtcaaacacaggCCAGACAAAGGCCACTAAAACCCTGGCTATTGTAATGGGGGCTTTTCTGTGCTTTTGGActccattttttgtttgtatcatCATCAATCCTTTTATTAGTTACTCAACATCGCCAACATTTATTGTAACACTTGCATGGTTGGGATACTTGAATTCTACTGTGAACCCTATAATATATGCATTCTTTTATAGTTGGTTCAGAAAGgcttttaaattattaacaTCAGGTAACATCTTTAAATCTGACATTTCAGAGACAACACTTTTCACTGAATAA